A window of Desulfuromonas soudanensis genomic DNA:
TGGGGATCATCGTCCTCTCCCTGGCGATTCTGCCGATGCTCGGCGTCGGGGGGATGCAGCTCTTCAAGGCCGAGGTCCCCGGCCCGACCGCCGATCGCCTCAAACCGCGCATCCAGGACACCGCCAAGCTCCTCTGGGGGGTCTATGTCCTGCTGACGGCCGTGGAGACGGTCCTGCTCATGGCCGGTGGAATGACCTTCTTCGACGCCCTCTGCCACTCCTTTGCCACCCTGGCCACCGGCGGCTTTTCCACCCGCAACGCCTCGGTCGCCGCCTACGACAGCGCCTATATCGACTATGTGATCACGGCCTTCATGTTTCTGGCCGGGGTCAACTTCTCCCTCCATTACTACGCCCTGCGGGGAAGAATCCGCGAATACTGGCGCAACGAGGAGTTCGTCTTTTACCTGCTGGTGACCTTCGGAGCCACCGCCCTCCTCGTCTTCTTCAACCACGGCACCGTCTACACCTCCCTGGCGGACAACCTGCGCTTCAGCGCCTTCCAGAGCACCTCGATCCTCACCACCACCGGCTTCGGCACCGCCGACTACGAGACCTGGCCGGTCATCGCCCAGTACCTGCTGGTCTTTCTCATGTTCATCGGCGGCTGCGCCGGCTCCACCGGCGGCGGGATGAAGGTCGCCCGCATCCTCCTCCTCTTCAAGCATGCCCAGGTGCAGATCTACCGCCTCATCCACCCCCGGGCGGTGCGCCTCGTCAAGCTCGGAGCGACCCCCGTCGATCGCGAGGTGATGCAGGCGATCCTCGGCTTTTTCGCGCTCTACATGGGAGTCTTCGTCGTCGCCTCCTTTTTGATGGCCGCCACCGGGATGGATCTGGTCTCCTCGGGAGGCGCGGTGATCGCCACCCTCAGCAACATCGGGCCCGGCCTCGGCACGGTCGGTCCCGCCGACAACTTCGCCCACGTCCCGGCCTTGGGCAAGGGGGTGCTGATCCTCTGCATGCTCCTCGGTCGGCTCGAACTCTTCACCGTCCTGGTCCTCATTTTTCCCTCCTTCTGGCGCAGGTAGGCGCGAACAGACCCCCCTGAAACGGCAAAAGGGGGAAGCCGCAGCCTCCCCCTTTTGCCAAATTTCCATCGAAAACCTGAATTTACCCCCCCTTGACCCGACAACCTTTCCCTTCCAGATACCGGCGGATTATTTCGCGCTGGTCCCCCTGGATCTCCAGTTCGCCGTCCTTGAGCGTACCCCCGGCCCCGCAGAGGTTTTTCAGCTCCCGCAGCAGCTCCTTCATTTCGGCGGCCGGAAGAACGAGGCCGGCCGCCACGGTGACCGGTTTGCCGCGGCGCTTTTCCAGGCGCAGCCGCACCTGCTGGCGCTGCGGCGTCATGACCGGCGCATCCTTCGGGCAGCGGCATTCGGAGGCAGAGCGTCCGCAGGCCGGGCACCCCGTTTCCAGGCTCCACCCCTCTCCAGCGGTGAGATGACGGGATTTAACAGCCATGGGACTAGCCGAGGGAGATGAAACCGAGCTGACGGCCGGTCAGGCCACCGTCACGGCGATAGGAAAAGAAGAGTTCGCGATGGCAGCAGGTGCACTCCTGGGCCGTTTCGATGCGCGCCGGGGCCAAGCCGGCTCCTTCGAGCTGCAACCGGCAGCTCTGCTGCAGGTCGAGCTGCCACTGCCCCAGAGCCACCTCCCGGGAGATCTCGTCCCAGTAGCCGCTCCCGGCGCGGAAGGCGTCGCGGACCGGCCGGTCGACTTCGTACTTGTGGGCGCCGATCCCCGGCCCGACGGCCGCCAGCAGATCGGCGGGGCGGCAGTCGAAACCGTTGACCATGGCCTCCACGGCCTTGCCGATGATCCCGAGTGCAGCCCCCCGCCAACCGACATGAACGGCGGCCGCAACCTGGCGCACCGGGTCGAAGAGGAGAACGGGGTAGCAGTCGGCGACCAGGACCCCGATCATGATCCCCGGCTGGTTGGTGATCACGGCATCGCATTCGACGGTCTGAAAGTGGGAGAAGTCGGGATTCTCCTCATCGATAACCAGAATGTCGGTGCCGTGGACCTGACGCACGGTGAGGAGGAGATGGGGGGGGAGATCGAAGGCCCGGGCGAAGGTGGAGCGGTTCCCCTCGACGTTGTACCGGGGATCTTCGGTATTGTAGCCGAGATTGAGCGAGTTGTAGGGAGGACGGCTGACCCCGCCGTTGCGGGTGCTGAACCCCGCCTTCAGGGGGGAGTCGGTGACCCAGGACGGCTGAAGGAAGTTGATCTTTGCCTGGCGTACGATCTTCATGAATCGGTGAACTCCTCGAATTCCGGCTTAATCCTGCGGCCGGTATTTGTTTTCCAGATAGTCGATGATTTCCTGCATGTCGGGAGGGAGCGGACTCTCGAACTCGAGATATTCGCCGCTGGCCGGATGGACGAACCCGAGAATCCGGGCGTGGAGAGCCTGGCGGCCGAGGGCCCGAATCGACTGGCGCAACCGGGTGTCGGCCAGGGCGGCGGAGCGTCCGGTATTGCCGTAGGTCGGGTCCCCGACGATGGGATGGTTCATTTCCGAGAAATGAACGCGGATCTGGTGGGTGCGACCCGTCTCCAGGCTGAGCTCGACCAGGGTCATCCGGTCCTGGTCGAAGCGTCGCAGCACCCGCCAGTGGGTCACCGCCCGCCGTCCGGCGCGCCCCTTGCTGCTCATTTTCTTGCGGTCGGTGGGATGACGGCCGATCGGCTTGTCGACGAGCCCCGTGTCCTGGGGCAACTGGCCGTGGACCAGGGCGACATAGCGCCGCGTAATGCTGTGGGCGTGGAATTGAGCGGCGAGGTGGTTGTGGGTGGCATCGTCCTTGGTGGCCACCATGACCCCCGAGGTCTCCCTGTCGAGGCGATGGACGATCCCCGGCCGCAATTCGCCGCCGATTCCGGAAAGGTCCTGACAGTGGAAGAGGAGAGCATTCACCAACGTCCCCTCCTGATGGCCGGGAGCGGGGTGAACGACCATTCCGGCCGGCTTGTCGACGACGATCAGATGGCGGTCTTCATAGAGAATGGAAAGGGGGATCTGCTGGGGGAGGGCCGAGGCCGAGGCGACCGGGGGGACGACAACGGTCAGAACTTCCCCCCCCTTGAGGCGTGCGCCGGCCTTGACCGGAGTCCCGGCGATCTCGACCCGCCCCTCGTCGACGAGCTTTTTCAGCTGCGAGCGGGTCAGGTCGGGGAGGACTTCGACGAGAAAACGGTCGAGCCGCTCGGAAGGGCGCCCGATATCAAAGATAAAACTATAAATATCCTCCATCTACCAGATAGAGCTTTCGATCTTCCCGGCCTGCTTGATCATGACGTCGACGATGGCACGATCGAAGAGATGGTCGCGGCTTTCGAGTTCGGGGGAAACCCGACTGTGAAAATGGTCGCGCCCCTCCTTGAGCTCTTCGGTGAGGATCTCGAAAATATTATCGTTCTTGATCCCCTCTTTGACCTTCTCCTGATTGTAGAGTGCAATGTCGGAGACGATCGCCCGCGCCAGCCGAAAGGCGAGGTCCGGGTTATCCACAAGCCTGGCCATGGTTCCTCCCTTGAAAACATAGGGTCAGCAGGTTGGATCGCTCCTGCCGTCAATCGCTGGCAGAGTAGCGAATAAATGGGGTTCTGTCAATTGTTCCGCATCCCTCCCAGGGATTCGACGAAGCGGAAGAGTTCGGAGTGGCCGCCGCGGAAATCACAGGCCCAGGCCCCCTGCAGGCGGTCGACCATCCAGGTGTCGACCAGATAGGTGGCAATCCCCGCCTGGCCGGCGCCGAGATCGTGTTCGGTGTCATTGCCGACCATCAGCGTCTCTTCCGGGGCGAGGCCGAGGCGGGCGAGAACGTCGTGGAAATAGCGGGGGTGAGGCTTGCAGTACCGGCTGTCGTCGTAGCAGGTGACGAGTTCGAAGGGGAAATCGGCGACTCCGGCCCAGGCCAGGCGCGCCTCGACGAGGGGCCGGGGAAAGACCGGATTGGTGGCGATGGCCACCTTGAGGCCGCGGGCGAAGCAGGCCGCAAGGATCGGTCGCGCCAGGGGGAGGGGGCGGACGAGGGAGGAAAGGCTCTGCAGGCCGTCCTGGCAGTAGGAAAGGAGGCGCTCGTTGAAGAGGTCGGCGCCGATACCGAGATGCCGCTCAATCCCCGACAGGAAGAGTTCCTCGTTGGTCACTGTCCCGTCGTCGCTGGTCAGCAGGGCAAAGGTCGTCGCCCGCACCACCTCGGCAAAGAGGCCGCGGGGGGCAAGATCGGCAAAGCAGGCGGAAAGCCCCCGGACATAGGCGGGGATGAACGTTCCCATTTCCACCTGCAGCAGGGTTCCGTCGAGGTCGAAGAGAACCCCCCTGATACCTTCCCGCCGATCTGCATCCACCCTCGTTTTCCTCCCCTTGAACTGCGACCACCCGGCAAGAGACCGGGAATGGCCAGAATAACACAGGACCGCCCGGCATCAGAAGCTTAATCTCCCCCGGCCCGGAGGGAATCGCTGCGGACAAAGGCCTTGACTTCAAATCCACGGCAGAGTAGAAACACTTGTAAAAACAGGGAGGTAACAAAACAATGGAAAACATCCGCGAGGAAGTCAAGGAACTGCAGATCGGCTTCAAGATCCGCCGCCTGCGCCAGGAGCGGCGGATGACCCTGCAGGATCTCGCCACGGCCACCGGCCTCTCCAAACCCCTGTTGTCCCAGATCGAAAACGAACAGGTCATTCCGCCCCTGGGGACGCTGCTGCGCATCTCCAAGGCCTTCCGGGTGGCCCTGCACACCTTCTTCCAGGAAGAAGGGAGCAGCGAAAAATGCATCCTGGTGCGCGCCGGAGAAAGTCGCCGCCTGCGCCGCGGCCGAAGCGGCAGTCAGGCCCAAACCCCCTACACCTATTATTCCCTGGCCTACGGCAAGAAACACCGCAACCTCGAGCCGTTTCTCATCGAGTTCGAGACCCGCCGCTGGCAGTCCGAGCTGCAGGTGAGCCACGAGGGGGAGGAGTTTCTCTTCCTTCTCGAGGGGGAGCTCGAATTCCACTACGGCGGCCAGGTGATGACCCTTGCTCCCGGTGACTCGGTCTACTACGACTCCACCGAGCCCCACGGCTTCATCGCTCCCGGAGAGGCGCCGACCCGGGCCGTCGCCGTCCTCTACTCGCGGGAGAACTGACCTTCCCCCCTTGACTTTCACCGCCACCTTTCTACTCTTTCCTGACGACCCATCCCCCATCGAACCCGGCCGAAGGCGGCCCGAAACCCATCCCCGACAGGAGGTCACCCATGGCAAAGGTAGGAGTCATCCTCTCCGGCTGCGGCGTCTATGACGGCAGCGAAATCCACGAATCGGTCCTCATCCTGCTGGCTCTCGACCGCGCCGGCGTCGAAGCGGTCTGCATGGCCCCGGACATCGAGCAGATGCACGTCGTCGACCACCTCACCGGCAATGTCGTGAGCGGAGAAAAGCGCAACGTCCTGGTGGAATCGGCGCGCATCGCCCGGGGGAAGATCCGCGACATCGGGACGGTCAAGGCCTCCGAGATCGACGCCCTCATCTTCCCCGGCGGCTTCGGCGCCGCCAAGAACCTCTGCAACTTCGCCGTCAAGGGGAGCGACTGCACCGTCGACCCCGAGGTGGCGCGCCTGGTCCGCGAAATCGTCGCGGCGAAAAAACCGCTGGCGGCGGTCTGCATCGCCCCGGCCCTGATCTCCAAAGTTCTCGGCGACGACAAAATCGCCCACAAGCTGACCATCGGCACCGACGAAGAGACCGCCCGGGCCCTGGAGAAAATGGGGAGCAAGCACGTCTCCTGCCCGGTGCGCGAATTCGTCATCGACAAGGAAAACAAGCTCGTCTCCACCCCCGCCTACATGCTCGCCGGACGGATCAGCGAGGCGGCAGAGGGGATCGAAAAGACCGTCAAGGCGCTCCTGGAGATGCTGTAGGAGTCTGTCGGATTTTCCATGGGATGAAAGTAAAGGCGGGCCGCTCGGCCCGCCTTTTTTCGTCTCTACAGGTCCCGCCCGGCAGGTGATCGCTCTCGGGGGGAGCAGAGAACCGCTCCTGTGTTAATCTCTTTTTGTAGTCCGGCACCACCGGAAACCCGAATCGCGGATGAGCTTGAACCGTTGCTCTCCGGGACGGAAGGAGCAGACAGAGAAATGTCGGTCAGGGAAGTGGACGGATATTTCGTCGGGCAGCGCGGCTGGATCGACGTTCTCGACAGCGCCGGGAAACGCAAACGCTACCTGGAAGGGGAAATCATTCGTCTCATCCCCACCCGGGATGGTCCCGTTTACGCCCTGATCGAAACCCGGATGGGCACAGGGGTCTATCGGCTGTGGTAACAGGCCTTCAGCTCTTCAAGATCAAGGCGCTCCGTCCCCATCGCCACGCTGCCGTCGTCCGTCCGCGGCCACTCCTCGCGCGGCCGGTCCCAGTACAATTCCAGGCCGTTGCCGTCGGGATCGTGGAGGTAAAGGGCCTCGCTGACACCGTGGTCGGCGGCGCCGTCGAGGGGAATGCCCGCGGCCTCCAGTCGGTGCAGGGCATCGGCGAGGGCGGCGCGGGTCGGATAGCGGAGAGCGACGTGATAGAGCCCCGTCGTGCCGGAGGGGGGCGGGGAACCGCCGCGGCTCTCCCAGGTGTTGAGGCCGAGGTGATGATGGTACCCGCCGGCCGACACGAAGGCGGCGCCGCTTCCCAGGCGCTGGGTCAGCTCAAAGCCGAGAACGCCGCAGTAGAAGTCGAGGGACCTCTGCAGGTCGGACACCTTGAGATGGACATGCCCGACGGTCACGCCGGGGTCGATGGGGCCGAAGATCGGACGCCCCCCTTCCTCGGCAGAAGTTGGGGTTTGGCTCATATCCCTTCACCTTTCCCTTCTTTTTCCAGATCCGCGGGAATATTCTTCAGGCGCCGGAGCGCACCGTCAGGACGGCGACGGGCGACCGCCGCACCAGACGTTCAGCGGTGCTGCCGACGAAGACCCGTTCGAGTCCGGTGCGGCCGTGGGTTCCGACGACGATGAGGTCGAAGGCCGACTGCTGGGCTATTTTGATGATCTCCTCGAAGGGATGCCCCATGACCACCTCGGTGGTGTAGGGAATCTCTTCGTCGAAGACCTCCCGGCAGAACCCTTCCATCTCCTTGAACGCCTGAATCTCCACCTCCCGCTCCAGCAGGGCCATCGACTCGGGCTGGATCCTGCTCTTGCGCCGGTCGGTAAACTCGCCGATGACGTGCAGCACGTGCACCTCGGCCCCGGCCAGCTTGGCCAGGGTCAGGGCATAATCGCCGGCCGGCAGGGAGCTTTCGGAAAAATCCGTGGCATAGAGAATTTTATTGATGGTTTTCATGAACGCATCCCCTCGACAGTGAATTTACGCAGTGGCAACGAGAGCCTGGTCACGCTTGTTCTTGCTGCGCTGCATGAACCAGACGAGGCCGACCAGAACGATGCCGGCGATGTCGGTGACGATGGTCGGCCAGTAGAGGAGGACCGTGGCCGGCGCCAGGAGCAGCCATTCGACGAGAGAGGTGCGGCGAATCCAATAGAACATCGTCAGCGAGGAAAAGGCGATGGTCCCGAGGATGGCCGAGACGAAACTCATGGTGATGCGCAGGGGGGTCGGC
This region includes:
- a CDS encoding helix-turn-helix domain-containing protein; the encoded protein is MENIREEVKELQIGFKIRRLRQERRMTLQDLATATGLSKPLLSQIENEQVIPPLGTLLRISKAFRVALHTFFQEEGSSEKCILVRAGESRRLRRGRSGSQAQTPYTYYSLAYGKKHRNLEPFLIEFETRRWQSELQVSHEGEEFLFLLEGELEFHYGGQVMTLAPGDSVYYDSTEPHGFIAPGEAPTRAVAVLYSREN
- a CDS encoding HAD family hydrolase, which translates into the protein MDADRREGIRGVLFDLDGTLLQVEMGTFIPAYVRGLSACFADLAPRGLFAEVVRATTFALLTSDDGTVTNEELFLSGIERHLGIGADLFNERLLSYCQDGLQSLSSLVRPLPLARPILAACFARGLKVAIATNPVFPRPLVEARLAWAGVADFPFELVTCYDDSRYCKPHPRYFHDVLARLGLAPEETLMVGNDTEHDLGAGQAGIATYLVDTWMVDRLQGAWACDFRGGHSELFRFVESLGGMRNN
- a CDS encoding RluA family pseudouridine synthase, which encodes MEDIYSFIFDIGRPSERLDRFLVEVLPDLTRSQLKKLVDEGRVEIAGTPVKAGARLKGGEVLTVVVPPVASASALPQQIPLSILYEDRHLIVVDKPAGMVVHPAPGHQEGTLVNALLFHCQDLSGIGGELRPGIVHRLDRETSGVMVATKDDATHNHLAAQFHAHSITRRYVALVHGQLPQDTGLVDKPIGRHPTDRKKMSSKGRAGRRAVTHWRVLRRFDQDRMTLVELSLETGRTHQIRVHFSEMNHPIVGDPTYGNTGRSAALADTRLRQSIRALGRQALHARILGFVHPASGEYLEFESPLPPDMQEIIDYLENKYRPQD
- a CDS encoding translation initiation factor encodes the protein MAVKSRHLTAGEGWSLETGCPACGRSASECRCPKDAPVMTPQRQQVRLRLEKRRGKPVTVAAGLVLPAAEMKELLRELKNLCGAGGTLKDGELEIQGDQREIIRRYLEGKGCRVKGG
- a CDS encoding universal stress protein is translated as MKTINKILYATDFSESSLPAGDYALTLAKLAGAEVHVLHVIGEFTDRRKSRIQPESMALLEREVEIQAFKEMEGFCREVFDEEIPYTTEVVMGHPFEEIIKIAQQSAFDLIVVGTHGRTGLERVFVGSTAERLVRRSPVAVLTVRSGA
- a CDS encoding TrkH family potassium uptake protein → MNAILTLRILGALLVFLAAALLLPIPFSFYYRDGAALSFLLSAAVSLAVGAALLLNCRSDREFSVREGFAVVTFGWLFYALFGALPFVFSGAIPSYLNAVFETMSGFTTTGSTILTRIEGLPQSILLWRALTHWLGGMGIIVLSLAILPMLGVGGMQLFKAEVPGPTADRLKPRIQDTAKLLWGVYVLLTAVETVLLMAGGMTFFDALCHSFATLATGGFSTRNASVAAYDSAYIDYVITAFMFLAGVNFSLHYYALRGRIREYWRNEEFVFYLLVTFGATALLVFFNHGTVYTSLADNLRFSAFQSTSILTTTGFGTADYETWPVIAQYLLVFLMFIGGCAGSTGGGMKVARILLLFKHAQVQIYRLIHPRAVRLVKLGATPVDREVMQAILGFFALYMGVFVVASFLMAATGMDLVSSGGAVIATLSNIGPGLGTVGPADNFAHVPALGKGVLILCMLLGRLELFTVLVLIFPSFWRR
- the pgeF gene encoding peptidoglycan editing factor PgeF, with protein sequence MKIVRQAKINFLQPSWVTDSPLKAGFSTRNGGVSRPPYNSLNLGYNTEDPRYNVEGNRSTFARAFDLPPHLLLTVRQVHGTDILVIDEENPDFSHFQTVECDAVITNQPGIMIGVLVADCYPVLLFDPVRQVAAAVHVGWRGAALGIIGKAVEAMVNGFDCRPADLLAAVGPGIGAHKYEVDRPVRDAFRAGSGYWDEISREVALGQWQLDLQQSCRLQLEGAGLAPARIETAQECTCCHRELFFSYRRDGGLTGRQLGFISLG
- the elbB gene encoding isoprenoid biosynthesis glyoxalase ElbB, with the translated sequence MAKVGVILSGCGVYDGSEIHESVLILLALDRAGVEAVCMAPDIEQMHVVDHLTGNVVSGEKRNVLVESARIARGKIRDIGTVKASEIDALIFPGGFGAAKNLCNFAVKGSDCTVDPEVARLVREIVAAKKPLAAVCIAPALISKVLGDDKIAHKLTIGTDEETARALEKMGSKHVSCPVREFVIDKENKLVSTPAYMLAGRISEAAEGIEKTVKALLEML
- a CDS encoding VOC family protein, which codes for MSQTPTSAEEGGRPIFGPIDPGVTVGHVHLKVSDLQRSLDFYCGVLGFELTQRLGSGAAFVSAGGYHHHLGLNTWESRGGSPPPSGTTGLYHVALRYPTRAALADALHRLEAAGIPLDGAADHGVSEALYLHDPDGNGLELYWDRPREEWPRTDDGSVAMGTERLDLEELKACYHSR